A window of Neosynechococcus sphagnicola sy1 contains these coding sequences:
- the tig gene encoding trigger factor: protein MKVTQEKLPASQVGLEIEIPSEMSKQAYEKVIQKFTQSANIPGFRRGKVPRQILIQRIGSTHIKEVTVEGLVQDGIKEALSQAEILPIGSPQLLSSFESLVSQFVPGTPLTFTAAIDVQPEVTLTQYQGFQVQAEEVPFNPDQVDQAIETHRQQVATLVPVEARSAQLGDIAIVDYQGRFAVNEADADEPTIIPGGEATDFQVELAPGRFVDGFVEGITGMNPGEIKEFPVQFPDNYPTARLAGQGVIFTITLKELKEKELPELNDEFAQEVSEFETFAALQASLETQYRTEAERKTQDNKEEALVHELLQHVEVDLPETLVRQEIDYLITQTAVQLQSQGMDIRQLFTADSMPKFRERSRPDAIALLRRSLALQEIAKREAITVAPEAITTKVQEVLAQNPGRDVDSERLQQVVADDLLAAAVLSWLEAHSTVELVPLGTLTAATPDPETEPSESAEATEVSEATETVVAVDEP from the coding sequence CGTCCGAAATGTCCAAACAGGCCTATGAAAAAGTGATCCAGAAATTCACCCAATCGGCCAATATTCCTGGGTTCCGCAGAGGCAAAGTACCGCGTCAGATTTTAATTCAGCGGATTGGTAGCACCCACATTAAAGAAGTGACGGTGGAAGGACTGGTGCAGGATGGCATCAAGGAGGCACTGTCGCAAGCCGAGATTCTCCCCATTGGCAGCCCGCAATTGCTTTCCTCCTTCGAGAGTCTCGTCAGTCAATTCGTCCCAGGAACACCCCTGACTTTTACGGCAGCAATTGATGTCCAGCCAGAGGTCACCCTCACCCAGTACCAGGGTTTTCAGGTGCAGGCAGAGGAGGTTCCCTTCAATCCTGACCAGGTGGATCAGGCCATCGAAACCCATCGTCAGCAAGTCGCTACCCTGGTTCCCGTGGAAGCTCGATCGGCTCAACTCGGAGACATTGCCATTGTTGATTACCAGGGGCGCTTTGCGGTCAACGAAGCCGATGCGGATGAACCTACCATCATCCCAGGGGGCGAAGCCACTGATTTTCAAGTAGAACTGGCACCAGGCCGCTTTGTCGATGGGTTCGTGGAAGGGATTACGGGGATGAATCCTGGCGAGATCAAGGAATTTCCGGTGCAGTTTCCTGACAATTACCCCACGGCGAGGCTCGCAGGTCAAGGGGTGATCTTTACGATTACGCTGAAGGAACTGAAAGAAAAAGAACTTCCGGAACTGAATGATGAATTCGCCCAGGAAGTCAGTGAATTTGAGACCTTTGCGGCACTGCAAGCATCCCTGGAGACCCAATACCGGACTGAAGCGGAGCGCAAGACCCAAGACAATAAGGAAGAAGCCTTGGTGCATGAGCTGCTGCAGCACGTGGAGGTGGACTTACCCGAAACCCTGGTGCGCCAAGAGATAGACTACTTAATTACTCAAACGGCCGTTCAGTTGCAAAGTCAAGGTATGGACATCCGGCAGTTGTTTACCGCCGACAGTATGCCCAAATTCCGAGAACGTTCTCGTCCCGATGCGATCGCCCTATTACGCCGCAGTTTAGCCCTCCAAGAAATTGCCAAACGCGAGGCGATCACCGTCGCCCCTGAAGCTATTACGACCAAAGTCCAGGAAGTGTTGGCTCAAAATCCAGGGCGAGACGTTGACTCTGAACGTCTCCAGCAGGTCGTTGCCGATGATTTATTAGCAGCCGCCGTCCTCAGTTGGTTAGAGGCTCATTCCACCGTTGAGCTAGTACCTCTGGGCACCCTGACCGCTGCCACCCCAGATCCTGAGACCGAGCCTTCCGAATCGGCTGAGGCAACTGAGGTATCTGAAGCAACGGAAACAGTGGTGGCAGTTGATGAACCCTAA